The Coffea arabica cultivar ET-39 chromosome 3c, Coffea Arabica ET-39 HiFi, whole genome shotgun sequence genome contains a region encoding:
- the LOC113704559 gene encoding protein FAR1-RELATED SEQUENCE 5-like gives MPLKWDLVYYLNKDKDGVTMFRRYSCYKEGVKRKYEGDVMPKRTRSPTKTGCGAKMIIVLLRGTMKYRVHDLVLEHNHELHITQCSHMIPSQRKSHELMGKEAGGLGNVGYTREDLKRYLRTRRERSLKYGEAVTFDTTYKTNKEYRPFGVFVGFNQHRQFVIFGAALMYDETIDSFKWVFGTFLEVMYEKRPSTILTDQDHAMAAVLSVVMPETFHDLCTFHIRCNFMKHLDNHYKENSDLPYMFGACMYDIEEVKQFNKLWEAMVKKHNLENNEWLSGLYRIRDKWARCMMKERWTAGMRSTQLSESLNAAIKNYLKLDHDLVQFFRHFNLVVDDKRHNELIAEYEMRQKLPMVGLRQTLMLVHAAETYSPTVFVAFQNEYGESTSMVILRQQDPRMFVEFAVMRYDGGPERIVVFNRTDLSVRSSCKKYENEEILCGHALKVFDTVGIKTIPPEYVKRRWTKRPRAGDCFDRRGREIVVDPKVIISTRYRELAPTMIKVATRAAMSEDTSKVVITVISNLAKRVELLLSESEEQPSQNHKNLNVEERDKIEIVNEMGEAIVARGIKKRGCEKRSRVMRSWVDKFDRVKRKSKLSRTTETTVSESKPTSIEFDEHIFMGCRSSTDSAHSRSQSVNGPPNAVAPEIEESEMEERAAISTHCDIDGYNVFSPSPQERNNTQGLRLTVDVATPQMQVDE, from the exons ATGCCTTTAAAATGGGATTTAGTGTACTATCTAAATAAAGATAAAGATGGTGTGACCATGTTTAGGAGATATAGTTGCTACAAGGAAGGTGTAAAACGCAAGTACGAAGGTGATGTGAtgccaaagaggacacgatCACCGACGAAAACGGGGTGTGGAGCTAAAATGATTATCGTGTTACTTAGAGGGACAATGAAATACCGTGTGCATGACCTTGTTTTAGAACATAACCATGAGTTGCACATTACTCAATGTTCGCACATGATACCATCACAAAGAAAA AGCCATGAGCTTATGGGAAAGGAGGCAGGTGGCTTGGGAAATGTGGGATATACTCGGGAAGATCTAAAACGATATCTTCGTACTCGACGGGAAAGGAGTTTGAAATACGGAGAAGCAG TCACATTCGAcacaacctacaaaacaaataaagaatacCGGCCTTTTGGAGTGTTTGTGGGTTTTAACCAACATAGGCAATTTGTGATATTCGGTGCTGCCCTTATGTATGATGAGACTATAGATTCTTTCAAATGGGTGTTTGGTACATTTCTAGAAGTAATGTACGAAAAGCGTCCAAGTACCATACTAACCGACCAAGATCACGCCATGGCAGCCGTTCTTTCAGTTGTCATGCCTGAAACATTTCACGATCTATGTACGTTTCACATAAGATGTAATTTTATGAAACATCTTGACAATCACTACAAGGAAAATAGTGACCTTCCATACATGTTTGGTGCCTGCATGTATGACATTGAAGAAGTGAAACAATTCAACAAGTTGTGGGAGGCGATGGTGAAGAAGCACAatcttgaaaataatgaatggCTTTCCGGGCTGTATCGAATTCGTGATAAATGGGCAAGGTGCATGATGAAAGAAAGATGGACTGCGGGAATGCGAAGCACCCAACTTAGTGAAAGTCTAAATGCagcaataaaaaattatttgaaactGGATCACGACCTTGTGCAGTTCTTTAGACATTTCAATCTGGTGGTTGATGATAAGAGACATAATGAACTCATTGCAGAATATGAAATGAGGCAAAAGCTTCCCATGGTAGGGTTGAGGCAAACACTTATGCTTGTGCATGCAGCAGAGACGTATTCACCAACCGTATTTGTTGCATTCCAAAATGAATATGGTGAGTCAACATCTATGGTTATATTGAGACAACAAGATCCAAGGATGTTTGTGGAGTTTGCGGTAATGAGGTATGATGGAGGACCTGAAAGAATAGTGGTATTCAATCGGACTGATCTAAGTGTACGCAGTAGTTGCAAAAAATACGAGAATGAAGAAATTTTATGTGGGCATGCGTTGAAGGTGTTTGATACCGTGGGCATAAAGACAATTCCTCCGGAATACGTTAAGAGGCGATGGACAAAAAGACCtcgagctggggactgttttgATCGGCGAGGACGGGAAATTGTGGTTGATCCAAAAGTAATCATTTCAACTCGTTATCGGGAACTCGCTCCAACCATGATTAAGGTCGCAACTCGAGCAGCAATGTCGGAGGACACCAGCAAAGTAGTAATCACCGTCATATCCAATTTGGCAAAGAGAGTTGAGCTCCTCCTCTCAGAAAGTGAAGAGCAACCTTcacaaaatcataaaaatctgAATGTGGAGGAAcgagataaaattgaaattgtaaatgaaATGGGAGAGGCAATAGTCGCAAGAGGCATTAAGAAACGAGGCTGTGAGAAGAGAAGTAGAGTGATGCGAAGTTGGGTCGATAAATTTGATAgagtaaaaagaaaatctaaatTGTCAAGAACTACAGAGACTACG GTCTCAGAATCGAAGCCGACATCGATTGAATTTGATGAACACATATTTATGGGATGTCGCTCATCTACTGACTCA GCGCATTCAAGGAGCCAGTCAGTGAATGGCCCTCCAAATGCTGTTGCTCCCGAAATCGAAGAAAGTGAAATG GAGGAGCGTGCGGCAATTTCAACACACTGTGATATTGATGGATATAATGTATTTTCACCATCACCACAG GAAAGAAATAACACCCAGGGATTGCGACTAACTGTTGACGTCGCCACCCCTCAGATGCAGGTTGATGAATGA
- the LOC113702770 gene encoding UDP-glycosyltransferase 75C1-like codes for MENCHFLVVTFPGQGHINPTLQFAKRLAKLGVRTTFSTSLGAINRMSRASDSLPEKLSIVAFSDGYDQGWTTDDDVQEYMTSLVTRGSQTLKELIMAQSNEGRPITHVVYAILMPWVGQVARQLQIPSTLLWIQPAALFQLYYCFFNGCGEVTGDISSSKTIKLPGLPTLASRDLPTFFLASNPDVYSFALPTINKHFELLQEEEKPKVLVNTFDALESETLKAAVKLKLVAVGPLIPSAFLDGRDSSDSSFGGDLLQETKDCVEWLNSKNDASVVYVAFGSFADVPLKQLEEIAQGLLQSKKPFLWVLRKSPKGEKLEEKLSCKDELEKQGLIVSWCSQVEVLSHPSVGCFVSHCGWNSSLESLASGVPVVAIPLWTDQTTNAKFIQDVWKTGIRPTANEEGTVEADEIRRSLEIVMDGGVRGEEMRKTAKKWRELAVEAAKDGGSSSLNVKAFVNEVAAGVIRG; via the coding sequence ATGGAGAATTGCCATTTTCTAGTTGTGACATTTCCAGGCCAAGGCCATATCAACCCTACCCTCCAATTCGCGAAACGCCTAGCAAAACTAGGCGTTAGAACGACATTTTCAACCAGTCTTGGTGCAATCAACCGCATGAGCAGAGCCTCGGATTCGTTACCAGAAAAATTAAGCATTGTTGCTTTTTCTGATGGTTATGACCAAGGCTGGACTACTGACGATGATGTTCAAGAATATATGACTTCTCTGGTTACTCGTGGCTCACAAACCCTGAAAGAGCTCATCATGGCTCAGAGCAATGAGGGCCGTCCAATCACTCATGTGGTCTACGCCATACTTATGCCTTGGGTTGGTCAAGTTGCTCGTCAACTTCAGATTCCATCAACTCTTCTTTGGATACAGCCGGCAGCTCTTTTCCAACTCTACTATTGTTTCTTCAATGGCTGTGGGGAAGTTACTGGAGATATTTCTAGCAGTAAAACAATTAAATTACCCGGATTACCAACACTAGCTAGCCGAGATCTCCCCACATTTTTTCTGGCTTCAAATCCTGATGTCTACAGTTTTGCTTTGCCCACGATCAATAAACATTTTGAACTActccaagaggaagaaaagcCAAAAGTTCTCGTAAATACATTTGATGCTTTGGAATCTGAGACTCTCAAGGCTGCTGTGAAGTTGAAGCTGGTAGCTGTTGGACCTTTGATTCCTTCAGCTTTCTTAGATGGAAGGGATTCTTCGGATTCTTCGTTTGGTGGTGACTTGCTTCAGGAAACGAAAGATTGTGTCGAGTGGCTGAATTCCAAGAATGATGCATCTGTTGTTTATGTAGCATTTGGGAGTTTCGCAGATGTACCATTAAAACAGCTAGAGGAAATTGCTCAAGGGTTGCTGCAAAGCAAGAAGCCATTTTTGTGGGTGCTTAGGAAGTCTCCCAAGGGTGAGAAACTGGAGGAAAAGTTAAGCTGTAAAGATGAATTGGAAAAGCAAGGACTGATAGTTTCTTGGTGTTCACAAGTGGAGGTTTTGTCACACCCTTCTGTGGGATGCTTTGTGAGTCATTGTGGATGGAATTCTTCTCTAGAGAGTTTAGCTTCTGGGGTGCCAGTTGTGGCAATACCTCTCTGGACAGATCAAACTACCAATgcaaaatttattcaagatgTTTGGAAGACTGGGATAAGGCCTACGGCCAATGAAGAAGGAACTGTTGAGGCTGATGAGATCAGAAGAAGCTTAGAAATTGTTATGGATGGTGGGGTGAGAGGTGAAGAGATGAGAAAGACTGCTAAAAAATGGAGGGAGTTGGCTGTAGAAGCTGCCAAAGATGGAGGATCCTCCAGCCTTAATGTCAAGGCTTTTGTGAACGAGGTTGCAGCTGGTGTCATTAGAGGATAA